The genomic stretch CGCAATAGCTCATGAAGGCAAATTACCAAGGAAGTTTACAGCAGAAGGGCAAGGAGCATCAAAGAAAATGTCATCACCACCATTAGAATGGCATAATGTACCAGATGGTACTAAAAGTTTAGCCATAGTTGTGCAAGATCTTGATTCAGACGTAATACCTTGGACTGCTTGGGTTGTTATTAACATACCACCTTCACTGAAAGGTTTGCCTGAAGGATTCTCATGTAAAGGTGAAGAATTAGGTGGTGATTATGCTGAGATTCAGGAAGGTAATAATGATCAGAAGGTTCCTGGTTGGTGTGTGCCTATGTTGCCGGAACCTGGTCACAGGTTCGAATTCAAGCTCTATGCTTTGGATGATTTGATGCATCTTGGTAACAAGGTAACCAAGGAGAAGCTGATTGATGCAGTTGAAGGGCATGTGCTTGGTGAAGCTGTTCTCCTCTCCATTTTCTGAtcgatgtcttttttttttttttttttttttatgtcgaAAGGAACCAAAATGAGCAGTTAGTTTCCattgttcttcttttgtttgaAGCGTTGTTTCAGAGTTGGTGATCTTtacttaaaaataataataataaatttgcaTAATAGAATTTTTGTATATTGTTGCCAAAGGGTTCAGTTTGCAGTGTTTCATTAGAAACAGATCTTGGTTTTGGTTCGATAAATGGACAGATAATGGTCCTCTGAGAGATGGGTATCCAGTTATTTATAAAATGGTCACTGTCATTTGCTCGAACAAATATGAAAATGGAtgtgttgatttgaacatccaaaTGGAATAACCAGCACGTATGTGGTAAGGACGAGCGTCATTTCTACCAACGCTTACGCTCGATGAAAAATAGCGAGGCTGTACTTGGTTTCGCTGGCGTTCCAACTTCAATCGCTCATTAGTTCTTTATTCATTGTAATATAGATATAAGATATATAAAATAGTATAATACCTGATAATGGGCCCACTAATCATTAAAATAGGAAAGATAGGATAAAAAACACGAAAAAAGAAGAACACCTATAAAATTTTATATAAAACTTATTATTATAATAAATTGTATAATGTACTTTGTACCGTTAGTGAAAGGATGATATAAAAAAGAGGAACACCAAAATCTGCTGGAAATTGATAAAGCGGTTGATTCTTCCTCCTGGATTTGGAAAGGCATTATTAATGGTTTTAAGTTTCTTAAAGCTAATTCTGTTATTAAAATTGGTAACGGGTTTTCTACCAATATATGGAATTCAGTTTGGATCCCAGGTATGGTTATTCCTCCTACTTCTTCTCATTCGAGTCGATCCAATTTCACTTATGTGAGTGATCGTATTGACTCACATTCTAATAactggaatctgagcttattgtCTACCTTTTTCTCTCATGAGATAGTGACTAGGATTAGATTATTAGATTAAACCATTGTCAAAAGGACACGGTTATGTGGGCACATACAAAATGTGGTAAGTTTACAGTTAAATCTGCTTATAAGGTCTTTGTGAATGATATAGCTACTTCTGAGGACTCTGGTTTTTGGAAGAAAGTTTGGGGTATTGACTGCTTGCCAAAGATTAAGTTTTTTCTATGGAAAATCTTCGCTTCCATGTTATTGTTAATACTTTGATTCATGCTTATAATCAATATGTGGATATTCTGTGCCCCTTTTGTCATAATCATGAAGAAACGGTCATGCATCTTTTTATAGAATGCCCACTTGCTGCCTCATATTTGGTTTGGCATGTCTCTGCAACATTTGATCTCCTTTGTTTTGGAATGGATTGATGATTTGTTTCTGGTTTGGCATAGTACTGATTTCTCTGATTCTCCATATAAAGTCTCATGGCCTTAGATTGGAGCTATAGTAATGTGGTGTATATGGAAGTTGAGATGTGATGTTTTTTTCAGGCACATTTCGATTGATTTACCTCGAGTGATTCTTAATACTAAGAGAACGATTAACTCTTATATTTCTCATCGTCGCAGTGTTTATGTTCCTCTGAGTGATTATAAACTCTCATCGTCTGAGGTGGATCATTTCATGTTTGTTGATGGCTCTTACAAGGATTTTAACATGGGATTGGGTGTTATCTGGTGTGACTGTGCAGGGAATGTAAAAAGCTCGAGTGCTAACTTTGGATTGATTTCAGATGCAGTaggtgctgaagctgctgctctaCTTTTGGCAATCTCTTGGGCAGAAGAGATGAATCTCTCCAATGTTGTCTTTGTTTGTGATTGTCTCCAATTGGTGCATTTTGTTAATGGAGTCAGCTGTAATATAGAGTGGTGGAATGAGGATCTTTTAGAACAATGTCAAAGCTTTATTTCTAGGTCTTTATCTTATAAACTTGTGTATGTTAAGCGTCTGAACAATAAGTTAGCGGATCTCCTTGCGCGCCGAGCTAGGAGTGATAGTCTTtatggtctttggtatcattttCCTCcctttttaaatttgtttttgagGAATGAGAACCTTTCGGATGTCTGTAATTCCTTCTTTTGTTAATGGCATGGTGTGTGTTTTTCAGTAAAAAAAGAAAGGATGATGCAGTGGGCGACCAATCCACCAACGTGGACGACCAATCCACCAACGCCGGCGACCATTTCACGAACGTGCGACTAATCTACATCCGCCCATTGCATTTTCCATAGTGGGAAAACGCGTTTGTTTATCCACTTGGCTGAACAATTTTTTTCATTCGGCCATTGCATAGGAACTGCCCTTAAAGGCAAATGcagagatgtctggaacatgTTGAGTTAAGTTGTGCTTTGGCACATTTTGGAAGGAGAGGTTTTTTGAGGAGGGATGTATTTTGAGGTTTTgatataaattaaattt from Papaver somniferum cultivar HN1 unplaced genomic scaffold, ASM357369v1 unplaced-scaffold_131, whole genome shotgun sequence encodes the following:
- the LOC113332487 gene encoding uncharacterized protein LOC113332487, with the translated sequence MASHDEFRLVSSAIAHEGKLPRKFTAEGQGASKKMSSPPLEWHNVPDGTKSLAIVVQDLDSDVIPWTAWVVINIPPSLKGLPEGFSCKGEELGGDYAEIQEGNNDQKVPGWCVPMLPEPGHRFEFKLYALDDLMHLGNKVTKEKLIDAVEGHVLGEAVLLSIF